From Luteitalea sp., the proteins below share one genomic window:
- a CDS encoding sulfatase-like hydrolase/transferase, giving the protein MVVFTSDNGAHWLTSDIREFNHRANGRLRGQKADIWEGGHRIPFIARWPGTSNVRKSSNA; this is encoded by the coding sequence TTGGTTGTCTTTACCAGCGACAACGGTGCCCACTGGCTGACGAGCGATATTCGCGAGTTCAACCACAGGGCCAATGGGCGCCTTCGTGGGCAGAAGGCCGATATCTGGGAAGGCGGCCACCGGATTCCCTTCATCGCTCGGTGGCCCGGCACCAGCAACGTCCGGAAATCGTCGAACGCCTGA